In one Alphaproteobacteria bacterium genomic region, the following are encoded:
- a CDS encoding helix-turn-helix domain-containing protein: protein MTQRAVFIVYPGFSLTTLAVLTDAFFVANWQSGRPIYRWTVAVPEQARPRGFSNVSVEAVPLEGLNPKQADIVLALSSFDPYGLADATGVTAFLRAAHRFGARIAGVETGSVTLARAGLLNGRAAAIHWANRDGFIETFPEVPVSDRPVERAGRCLTCAGASSAVDLALNLIEEDAGPNLARIVSAHMLRPSALTQTGTNAAPGPGDDRLVAAALRQMEENIDTPLSLREIAVRVASTQKTLERRFRRALGRTPGEHYLTLRLSRAQNLLQQTSLSVGEIAADTGFESLPSFSRAYRTRFGVPPSKDRVQTETAPVPRMVLSPAR from the coding sequence CCGTGTTCATTGTCTATCCCGGTTTCAGCCTGACCACGCTGGCAGTTCTGACCGATGCCTTCTTCGTCGCGAACTGGCAGTCCGGGCGGCCGATATACCGCTGGACCGTTGCCGTACCGGAGCAGGCGCGTCCACGGGGATTCAGCAATGTTTCCGTTGAAGCCGTCCCCCTGGAAGGCCTGAACCCGAAACAGGCTGACATCGTTCTGGCGCTCAGCAGTTTCGACCCCTACGGACTTGCCGACGCCACGGGGGTCACGGCGTTCCTGCGTGCCGCCCACCGCTTCGGCGCGCGCATCGCCGGGGTGGAAACCGGCAGCGTTACCCTGGCCCGGGCCGGGTTGTTGAACGGTCGTGCAGCCGCCATCCACTGGGCCAATCGCGATGGCTTCATCGAAACCTTTCCGGAGGTCCCCGTCAGCGACAGACCGGTGGAGCGCGCCGGGCGCTGTCTGACCTGTGCCGGGGCCTCCTCCGCCGTCGATCTGGCCCTGAACCTGATAGAGGAGGATGCGGGCCCCAACCTGGCACGCATCGTTTCCGCCCATATGCTGCGCCCGTCCGCCCTGACCCAGACCGGCACCAATGCCGCCCCCGGACCGGGGGATGACCGGCTGGTCGCCGCCGCGTTGCGCCAGATGGAAGAGAATATCGACACCCCCCTGTCCCTGCGGGAGATCGCAGTCCGGGTCGCGTCGACGCAGAAGACCCTTGAGCGCCGCTTTCGCCGCGCCCTGGGCCGCACCCCTGGGGAGCATTACCTGACCCTACGCCTGAGCCGCGCCCAGAACCTGTTGCAGCAGACCAGCCTATCGGTCGGCGAAATCGCTGCCGATACCGGTTTCGAAAGCCTGCCCAGCTTTTCCCGCGCCTACCGCACCCGTTTCGGCGTGCCGCCCAGCAAGGACCGTGTGCAGACGGAGACGGCGCCGGTGCCGCGCATGGTGCTTTCTCCCGCCCGCTAG